A genomic segment from Torulaspora globosa chromosome 3, complete sequence encodes:
- the RAX2 gene encoding Rax2p (ancestral locus Anc_8.256), which produces MSIAGFLYLLCEFICFSVASQLENLRRAYNVTSIEPKQLDFSQGFLQVFGDFDTLTFPRYEGQQNFTQEITSDSGSRDIIYYSNDIFIKLIEGSSDTNVRQIVPFGSDSFILSGSGRLLGFELERQIFYNLSDLSLRPMFDHSLGEVKTILVDDSLVYFGGNFTYDHGVAIWNYTSNTTFQAPFGGFGSNSQVNSIVKLDDDNILFTGSFAALDNQTWWNSVYRNTSGPTNIEAGSLIPLQWAAWDAGSSSFFDASQFICPNPEASAWLASSSSGSLGCFLPFEVAAQKIRIFNSPSDDSGVSLFRIITKPSGGIMNLTYVDPLSGEMRYCDAFCPLLKRSALREVGATTNSTQGIMTNNNLTSIQWSENFQDFAFVNQISVSELQFLAVSSYGNAVGLSSLQLYSGTVSVYANDTLNDPGCGSDVVRSSSFLSNNSWHDGLPQKSYLITQFDYGTGVGPKVTFYPEVKEAGQYTVNVYTPGCLADNTCSSRSIVNVTMRSSNDDSILASILLYQNNLEEKYDQLYSGHLESPPIVILEFSSGIQLNSPSNVVVADRIELIPHAVDALANQTEENFLLNGMFLYQLSNITDKSGQNSSSIGNSSLNSFAVQNFPQNSSLVSIMYNSTLWVGGGTVSGVATIDLGDDFSISSSDRLNTGGSVEGMSSYSEGILMFGNFNLSSKPLSTITYNGSFNSFGNLNTSIKTFSNISLHGTELLVFNNEFIFNTTSNEYISNSSAFGLSLWSAGQNSFNDILFCGAVSETQYTGLDGSAEIFTNGSVVPMNTSGDMKPYLALKLNDTTTVHAYGGDTLSQLMFNDGSHGPWSWFGTINLMRYMNDGTMLAIVVNNPSGESQLNLLNLTNFNVARNLTMAKDSYISSAVFFGRNSSLLMGGNFSIPGSQCVDLCLYNYDQNQWSKVANGSVNGNITEMKLSNTYDLLISGVINFNNRTSVNLASFNMTSHELNPLLSGSDKPLKSFIEGEYDLLVWNETNLLNYRASKWEDIELGYDSISVIETVIALNGTAALEKREDSGSKLGSILLAGRLNSVVASNLTEVSIYDFERWSPYYLAGSDNNGLSSMAFFTGEEFSNIYDSQSYLPNSGSATTSVPSASQTALSSPTATVISGKRRRIDRGYVVLIGLALALGTVTVLGITGVLLALLFKFDSGYEQVVPRIDENEMMESVPPEKLLEFL; this is translated from the coding sequence ATGTCTATTGCAGGATTCCTGTATCTGCTCTGTGAATTCATATGCTTCTCAGTAGCTTCTCAGTTGGAAAATCTCAGAAGAGCATATAATGTTACTAGCATAGAACCCAAACAATTGGACTTTTCGCAAGGCTTCTTGCAAGTTTTCGGTGATTTTGACACGCTGACTTTCCCCAGGTATGAAGGACAGCAGAATTTTACGCAAGAGATTACCTCTGATAGTGGTTCGCGAGACATCATTTACTATTCGAATGATATTTTTATCAAGCTCATTGAGGGATCGAGCGACACAAACGTCCGACAGATCGTTCCCTTTGGATCAGATTCATTCATTCTAAGTGGGTCGGGGCGTCTTTTGGGCTTCGAACTCGAGAGGCAGATTTTTTACAATCTGTCGGATCTCTCATTGCGACCTATGTTTGACCACTCTTTGGGCGAGGTTAAAACCATTCTGGTAGATGATTCATTGGTGTATTTCGGCGGGAATTTTACGTACGATCATGGTGTCGCAATCTGGAATTACACCAGCAACACAACCTTTCAGGCACCATTCGGCGGATTTGGCAGCAATTCTCAGGTGAACTCGATAGTTAAGCTAGACGATGACAACATTCTCTTCACAGGAAGCTTTGCTGCATTAGATAACCAGACTTGGTGGAATTCAGTGTATCGGAACACATCTGGCCCTACAAATATCGAAGCTGGGTCTTTGATACCACTTCAATGGGCAGCTTGGGATGCAGGgtcgtcttctttctttgatgcCTCGCAGTTTATCTGTCCCAATCCTGAAGCATCGGCGTGGCTGGCATCCTCGAGTTCTGGATCTCTGGGATGTTTTCTGCCCTTTGAAGTAGCTGCGCAAAAGATCCGAATCTTTAACTCTCCAAGCGACGATAGCGGAGTTTCATTATTCAGGATTATTACAAAACCCTCGGGTGGCATTATGAATCTGACATATGTGGATCCTCTATCTGGAGAAATGCGTTACTGCGATGCATTCTGTCCCCTTCTGAAGAGAAGTGCTTTGCGAGAGGTTGGTGCCACGACGAACTCAACACAAGGCATCATGACCAACAACAACCTCACCAGCATCCAGTGGTCGGagaattttcaagatttcgCATTTGTGAATCAAATTAGCGTTTCAGAATTGCAGTTTTTAGCCGTCAGTTCCTATGGAAATGCAGTTGGGTTGTCTTCGTTACAGCTTTACAGCGGTACAGTTTCTGTTTATGCTAATGACACTCTAAATGATCCGGGTTGCGGTTCAGATGTTGTTAGATCGAGTTCATTTCTATCGAACAATAGCTGGCACGATGGTTTGCCTCAGAAAAGCTATCTTATTACCCAGTTTGATTATGGTACCGGCGTGGGGCCTAAAGTCACCTTCTACCCAGAGGTTAAGGAAGCTGGACAATATACAGTCAATGTATACACACCGGGATGTTTGGCCGATAACACATGCTCCTCCAGAAGCATTGTTAATGTAACTATGAGGTCTAGCAATGATGACTCCATTCTCGCATCTATTCTGTTATACCAAAACAACCTAGAAGAGAAGTACGATCAGCTTTATAGTGGTCATTTGGAATCGCCGCCGATTGTGATACTGGAGTTTTCTTCAGGTATTCAGCTGAATAGTCCTTCAAATGTTGTCGTTGCGGACCGCATTGAACTGATCCCTCATGCGGTCGATGCGTTAGCAAACCAGACTGAGGAGAATTTCCTATTGAACGGCATGTTCTTGTATCAGCTGTCAAACATTACAGACAAAAGTGGTCAAaacagctcttcaatcGGCAATAGCAGTTTGAATTCGTTTGCAGTACAGAATTTTCCTCAAAATTCCTCATTAGTCTCAATCATGTATAATAGCACATTGTGGGTTGGGGGAGGCACGGTTTCTGGTGTGGCAACGATTGACCTAGGTGATGATTTTAGCATTTCCTCGTCAGACAGGCTAAATACCGGCGGTAGTGTTGAGGGCATGTCTTCATACTCCGAGGGCATTTTGATGTTTGGTAATTTCAACCTATCTTCGAAGCCTTTGAGCACTATAACCTATAATGGGAGTTTCAACTCTTTTGGAAATTTAAACACATCAATCAAAACCTTTTCCAATATCTCGCTACATGGAACCGAGCTGCTTGTGTTCAATAACGaattcatcttcaataCGACTTCAAACGAGTATAtctcaaattcttcagcattTGGGCTTTCGCTATGGAGCGCAGGTCAGAACAGCTTCAACGACATTCTGTTCTGCGGCGCAGTCTCAGAGACACAGTATACTGGATTGGATGGTTCCGCTGAGATATTTACGAATGGTTCGGTTGTTCCTATGAACACATCAGGGGACATGAAACCTTATTTggctttgaaattgaacgACACAACGACTGTTCACGCCTATGGAGGGGACACATTGTCTCAGCTTATGTTTAATGACGGATCTCATGGACCGTGGAGTTGGTTTGGCACTATAAATCTTATGCGTTATATGAACGACGGTACAATGTTAGCAATTGTTGTGAATAATCCATCCGGAGAATCGCAGCTTAATCTCTTGAATTTAACCAACTTCAATGTCGCCAGAAATTTGACGATGGCGAAAGATTCATACATCAGCTCAGCAGTGTTCTTTGGGAGAAATAGTTCATTACTTATGGGTGGTAACTTCAGTATACCTGGCTCTCAATGCGTGGATCTTTGCCTCTACAATTACGACCAAAATCAATGGTCAAAAGTTGCTAATGGCTCCGTTAACGGCAATATCACTGAGATGAAACTTTCAAACACGTACGATTTATTGATTTCAGGTGTTATTAATTTCAATAACCGGACATCAGTTAATTTGGCCTCATTCAACATGACAAGCCACGAACTGAATCCGCTTCTATCGGGTTCCGACAAACCATTGAAGTCATTCATCGAAGGTGAATATGATCTTCTGGTTTGGAACGAGACCAACTTGTTGAACTATCGCGCAAGCAAGTGGGAGGATATAGAGCTCGGTTACGATTCGATATCAGTGATCGAAACCGTTATAGCTCTCAACGGAACAGCGGCGCTGGAAAAAAGAGAAGATTCGGGTTCTAAGCTAGGCAGCATTTTGCTCGCTGGCCGCTTAAACAGTGTTGTCGCCAGTAATTTAACTGAGGTATCGATTTATGACTTTGAGAGATGGTCACCCTACTACTTGGCAGGATCAGACAATAACGGTTTATCTAGCATGGCATTTTTCACTGGCGAAGAATTCTCGAATATCTATGACTCTCAGTCATATCTGCCAAACTCTGGATCGGCCACGACCTCTGTTCCTTCTGCCAGCCAGACTGCGCTATCCTCGCCCACAGCTACGGTAATTTCTGGTAAGAGGCGAAGAATTGACCGAGGTTATGTCGTTTTAATAGGGCTCGCATTGGCTCTCGGCACCGTTACGGTACTAGGTATCACAGGAGTACTGCTAGCTCTTTTGTTTAAATTTGACAGCGGATACGAGCAAGTTGTTCCTCGAATCGATGAGAATGAGATGATGGAATCTGTACCTCCTGAAAAACTCTTAGAGTTTCTTTGA
- the TRS85 gene encoding Trs85p (ancestral locus Anc_8.255) encodes MAKLSYENYMNLPLHLDRSDEKVPADIAKRIVSNAISPVISVTSTTELDRHIQETYHLDSLYMFLRFFSDCIGDRDQANETGSPLDESQSEMASEPSASLDVPSRNRKRSNSLFQRDATQSQYVRFTRPLTDLVESSKTTDMLFDYHTLEEFLRNMLLLVEKDTDEETSHGLLKKSLYHRFFSLAVSSTTYLSPYETFNHPVVSIIALDIPIGQGYEDARALLTKFKNMNHSTKNFPVFLSTSDILPVFLLCYNGDSEEQFEICQQLGKKLKKQLFVESVILPLWKSDYSADSQVNLHQPVMSSLEEVLNFLREPCNAELSLKLINSTYDVLEQLVNDLMVPFMQRKIAFWEETILQPRRSLFHGAKFFKKLVSKTTSGTNLHQQSSLAKDENGNEYFVFSSPEFLMRKLADWSMMLSDYKTAYSTYESLNHDLEHFPKYSASCLEWCAVSVLMGAQNIVTAKMLKNDIDPLIQRALESYKNCALYDSKFNTNKESDSMTPVRSYETRCMFLASELFLSLSDTWTSTPYALRNLEMILTDCKLGPCSQIMIWERLSDCYYLRADPRIRHRVNQPIVKSKVDQTDEQATEDEAKEDIVTEGLTRMRKAAFFLLVAADKWAEQKQWRQAYWCLKDVQQAYKGIEFVNREDLILAKLNQKLRNIQSSAAELKDETYVKEEIITD; translated from the coding sequence ATGGCCAAGCTTTCATATGAGAACTATATGAATTTGCCTCTTCATCTGGACCGAAGCGATGAGAAGGTGCCCGCAGATATTGCCAAGAGGATAGTGTCGAATGCGATCTCGCCGGTTATCAGCGTTACATCCACGACTGAACTCGATAGACACATCCAAGAGACTTATCATTTGGATTCGCTGTATATGTTTTTAAGGTTCTTCAGTGATTGCATTGGCGACAGAGACCAGGCTAATGAAACAGGCTCACCGCTTGACGAATCGCAATCGGAGATGGCTTCGGAACCGTCAGCATCGTTGGATGTTCCGTCTAGAAACCGGAAGAGATCCAACAGCCTCTTTCAGCGCGATGCTACACAGTCTCAATACGTGAGATTCACAAGACCCTTGACAGACTTGGTGGAATCATCCAAAACAACCGATATGCTGTTTGATTATCACACATTAGAagaatttttgagaaatatgCTTCTCTTAGTGGAAAAAGACACCGACGAGGAAACATCTCACGGACTTTTGAAAAAGTCTCTGTATCACAGGTTTTTCTCGTTAGCGGTTTCATCTACCACATATCTGTCGCCCTACGAGACGTTTAATCACCCAGTAGTTTCGATTATTGCGTTAGATATTCCGATCGGACAAGGTTATGAGGATGCAAGAGCACTATTGACAAAATTCAAGAACATGAACCACAGCACGAAGAATTTCCCCGTTTTTCTAAGCACAAGCGATATCTTACCCGTGTTCCTGCTGTGTTACAATGGCGATTCTGAGGAGCAATTCGAAATATGCCAGCAGCTCGGTAAGAAACTTAAGAAGCAGCTGTTTGTGGAAAGCGTTATCCTCCCCCTTTGGAAAAGTGATTATAGTGCAGATTCTCAGGtaaatcttcatcagccCGTTATGTCATCTTTGGAGGAGGTACTAAATTTCTTACGAGAACCCTGCAACGCTGAATTATCGCTAAAGCTGATAAATTCTACTTATGACGTTCTAGAACAGCTGGTAAATGACCTAATGGTACCGTTCATGCAAAGGAAGATAGCCTTCTGGGAAGAGACGATACTTCAACCTAGGAGGTCGCTGTTTCATGGagccaagttcttcaagaagcttgtGTCCAAGACGACCAGCGGTACCAATCTTCACCAGCAATCATCATTGGCAAAGGACGAAAATGGTAACGAGTACTTCGTTTTTTCATCTCCTGAGTTTCTAATGCGCAAACTGGCAGATTGGTCCATGATGCTGTCAGATTATAAAACTGCTTATTCGACCTACGAATCTCTTAATCATGACCTTGAACATTTCCCAAAGTATTCAGCATCGTGTCTCGAATGGTGTGCTGTCTCCGTTCTAATGGGTGCTCAGAACATCGTAACAGCCAAGATGCTCAAGAACGACATAGATCCGCTTATCCAAAGGGCACTGGAGTCTTACAAGAACTGTGCTTTGTATGATTCAAAATTTAATACAAATAAGGAGAGCGATTCCATGACGCCAGTTCGCTCATACGAGACAAGATGTATGTTTCTTGCCTCTGAACTGTTCCTCTCTCTAAGCGATACGTGGACATCCACTCCGTACGCTCTCCGGAACTTAGAGATGATATTAACTGACTGCAAACTGGGACCTTGCTCACAAATTATGATATGGGAAAGATTAAGCGATTGTTACTACCTAAGGGCTGATCCTAGAATTCGACATAGAGTGAACCAACCTATTGTAAAGAGTAAAGTAGACCAAACTGATGAGCAAGCAACCGAGGACGAGGCCAAAGAAGATATTGTCACCGAAGGCCTGACACGGATGCGCAAGGCCGCATTCTTTCTTTTggttgctgctgataaATGGGCTGAACAGAAGCAATGGAGACAGGCTTACTGGTGCTTAAAAGATGTTCAGCAAGCATATAAGGGCATTGAGTTTGTTAATAGAGAGGATTTAATTCTCGCGAAGCTTAATCAAAAGCTCAGGAACATTCAGTCCTCCGCTGCGGAACTAAAAGATGAAACGTATGTTAAGGAAGAAATTATAACCGATTAA